The Maylandia zebra isolate NMK-2024a linkage group LG1, Mzebra_GT3a, whole genome shotgun sequence DNA segment AAAGATTTTTTCGAGGTGTTTTTAATGCTGTAGCTGTTAAGTTTATGTGCAAAACAGTCTTTCCTCAAAAGCATAATAAAAATCTATAATGACTCTCATATTTAGTTACTCTTACTTATGCATAAGAAAATTAAGTTAATTAAATATCCAATTTGGAACCAAAATGCTGTAAGTGAGCTAATTTGGGAGATGTGAGCGCTTTTAAAAAGCTTATTTCTCCGGAGGCAGAGCGCGGCAGATCGAATTGTGTGTTTATCTGTATGGAGACTGCTGAGCTTTGTACTGTTCAAAAAGCTATCAACGGCGTATAGCACTCAATTTAATGCTAAAGATGGTAATTAGCCAAAATTAATTTAGATTCTACCCACTTCAGGAGTTTAGCTGGCAAGTGCCAGGAAAGTagaagaattttaaaaacactcCGTGCACACCACCGGCAGTTTCTCCACAACAGTGAGAGATAACCGCATCTTAAAAACAAACGGCGTAAAATAGCGGTAGCGCTCTTCCAGTAACCATTTCTTCTGTGGTCTCTGTATATGGTAGTAAACATACTCTGCTCATGTAATATTCATGTTTCTGACCGTTAGAGAAGTTGGCATGCTTTctgggttttttattttttaagaggtCTCCTTAACCCTCAGCAgtatttgctcttttttgcagcattttgtgTGTGCCAAGTGTGAAAAGCCTTTCCTCGGTCATCGCCATTATGAGAGAAAAGGGCTGGCATACTGTGAGACTCATTATAACCAggtaagaaagaaaaacacagctcTGCAAGTACAATCTTGGCTTTGGAGAACACGACAGTGAAGTCTAAAAAAACCAAGAAAACCCCCCCAAACAGCAGCGCTAACCTCTTACTCCAGCAGCACATAAAAGAATTTGTGTTTGCTGGATAAACGCCTAATCTCCTTGTTTCTCTGTTATCAAGCTCTTCGGTGATGTGTGTTATCACTGCAACCGTGTGATTGAAGGCGATGGTGAGTATCAGGGTGATAAAGCTTGTAATCAGtgcagtgttttttattttttaagaagtGCTGCTTGAAGATAGAGGAGCTCCATGTTTAAGATTTGtccacatttttttattatattttacatCTTTATCCCTCCAGTTGTGTCCGCTCTCAACAAGGCCtggtgtgtcagctgtttctcaTGCTCCACCTGCAACACCAAACTCACTCTCAAGTAAGTTGAAGTGCTCATTTCCAGCCAGCTGATTGTCGCCGTCCTCAGTTTTCTCCAACACCTCTGCATCGAGTCCTAACACTTGTCCGTGCGTATTATTCACTTCTCCTCCGACAACTCTTCcctcttttggctcttttccttctcttccAATTTCTTCTCTTACATGCTTCACTTGCTGCGTCTGTGGTAACTCAGAGATAAGTTTGTTGAAATTGACCTGAGGCCAGTGTGCAAGCACTGCTATGACCGCATGCCCGAGGAGCTGAAACGCCGCCTGGCCCGACGTGAGCGCGATGCCAAAGAGCGCAAGAAAAAGTCTGCTGTCTGTCAGTAGAAATCTTATTCTTTACAACTCGCCACTCCATCGATTGGTTGGTGCAATCGCTTACTTACTACTTTTATTTGTGCTGTGCTcgttgtccccccccccccgacagTGTGGCATGTTattatttcttatttattttgcaaagcCAGTTATTTTGTGCGAGTGGTGTTTGAGCAAAACCTCTAAAGCGTACATGTTTACGCATGAGTTTGGTTCAGCTGATGCTTTAGTAGGACTGCAGTACTTATTCTGTATTAACTGCTGCTTATTTTCACTACAGCCGATGGGTTtttaaaaggggggaaaaaaagcaaggTTCAGATGTTTTGTTGTATCTGGTCAGCagtgattttatatatttatttatttttaatccttTCTCTTTGCAGGaacaagtttgttgagtttgaCATGAAGCCTGTTTGTAAAAAGTGCTATGAGAAGTTTCCTCTGGAGCTCAAGAAAAGGCTCAAGAAGCTGGCAGAGTCCAAATGAGCTGCTTCAGGcctggatgtttttgtctgtgatgTATGTGGTGGTAAAATATCCAGGGGAACTACTGCTTAACAACAAGAGCCTGGCATTTAATCGGTACATAAATATTAGAAACTTAAACCATTGTGGTCGTTACATAAATGTGCTTCATTAATGTGCTTTTtagctttttccctttttttttttttttttttttttttttttaaatgcaactgctctattttttttttaattttttttaaatacattcctAAATTAGCCAAAGTGATCATTTTCTTGTAAGGTAGAAAAATACAAGGAACAAAATTTGATCTTTACACTTGTGCCTTTAATATTTGAACATGTAATATGACTATAATGTGGTGCTATGCTTTCCTATATTTGTTTTAACGAGTGTGAGTCATTAGAAGGGGACCATTGTGTTCCTCAGAGTATTGTAACAGTGCctctttttgggggggaaaacaAAATCTTAAATGAGCTGTTATTTTTGGGAGCTAGTAGCAATTTTCATCATTATGTGTTAATGAAACTGCATTGGGACAAACAGCTGCATAGTCTCTGGCACCACCTCTGTACCAGCCCGACAGGCTATTCAGAGAATTATTACATGACTAAAACTGGGCCTTTGGGAGAAATGGGAACAGCAGAGGGTGCTGCTACTACAGAATCCGAGCCTTGTCTTTTAAAGTGTTGTCAGCATGCTCTCTATGCCTTCATTGTGTGTGGCTGTGTAAGGTTGTTCGTACGGTAAATGTTCAtcagatatatttttttctatagACAAATTAACATTTTGCGTCTTCCTGTGAAAAACTCTTCAATGGATTTCCAATGAAATGACCCTTCAGCTGAATATTTAACCTGctttgtttaaaatattttgccgTGTCAGCATTTTGCTGGCAACAGCAAATCTTTTTAGAAAATTAAGTGCCACACAACAAACTGCATTTGTTCGAATGATGAAAtactttggggggaaaaaaaaaaagtttacagtTTATGGCAGCATATATTCAGTGTTTACCATCAGGATGAatgatcaataaagtatttctGAATACATTATCGTGACTTTTATTTCAAAAACACTCACTGTCCACTTTTTAGGCACATTGGTTTAGCTGATAATTAACACAAAAATCTAATGGGCCAATCATATGATAACAAGTCaaagcatttaggcatgtagacatgatcAGAGGACCTGCTGGTTTTCAAACCGatcatcagaatggggaagaaaggtgatttatgtGACACTGaacatggcatggttgttggtgccagattgGTCTGGGTAGGGttagaagtggaaaaaaaaatgaaagaaaagaaagcatggATCAAAATGCTCGTATCAAAGTTGCAGTCTGCTGGTGGTGTCCTGTTGTGTAATATTCTGTTtgcacactttgggcccctcAGTACCAACTTCACAGCCCTTAAATGCCACTGTCTACCTGAATACTGTTGCTAGCCATGTCggtccctttatgaccacagtgcgcccatctgatggctgcttccagcaggacgACACACCCTGTCGCAAAGCTCAAATCACATCAGACTGGTgtcttgaaaatgaaaatgttataTGTACtctacagtcaccagatctcatcAATAGAGCAGGTTTAGGATGTGGTGAAACAGGAGATtaacatcatggatgtgcagccaaaaTAATCTGCATCCACTGCGttatgctatcatgtcaatatggacagGTGAGTGTATGTACGCcaaacatgttcatgttttttcagACGGTGTAAAATTAAAATCCAACTGTCTAAATGTGTTTGGCACCACCATGCATTCAGTTCGCAATTCAAATTGCAAAGCTCCCGGACAGGATGTGACATAAATAAACTAACAAGCGCAAAACAGCATCAAACTTTGATTAGTAGATGAGCTGAGTATATGAGTAAATCACAAGTTACAATGAAAATGGGATGAAAACCAATGTTACTCCCATTCACAAATATTTTGTCACTGATaaagttattaaataattaaataattaaatgttcTTGTAATGATCGCAATACATGTAAAATTCACCGCGAGACCTCCGTGAGTGTTCATCCTGATGTTGACGTTAATATCACAAACCTTCAAATGATCCAATAACATTTGAGATGTTTCTTACACCACCAAAGTGAACCTGAATGTGACAATGAATGAAAAGCAATAGAATTACTAAAATCATTTGAATACATTGCCCTGGGACTAGAAATACTCTGAAGTCTGGTGGCAGTTCCTGTGGGACATGGAATATAATTTTAGATGTCAAAGCAAAAACCCTCTGGCGGTGCCAGAGTTGATGGGGTTCACCAACAGCAATAGGATTCATCCTttggtaagaaaaaaaagaaaagaagttcAAATGAGTCCTCTCTTAACATTTCTGATATTCAGTTTATAAAATAGCACAAGTTTCTAAAACTTGTGGCATAGGCACTTTAAACAGATCATTTTCAGCATTCACAGATTTCCATGTATAGAATAAATGTTATAATACACAATAAAAAGGGCAATCCAACAAGACAGTAACAATACAAATATGTAAAGGTTTAACTTACATTACAATAAGGTATATAAATACATTATAATGATTAGTAAAATCTCTTCACAGCTTTCATTATGTTACTTTTACATTTGCCACCTGACACTGGAGCAGATGACATTGAAATGGTATCTAGGCAACACTACAGTTAGCTTTGCTCAAGTCATCTTCCTCAAATTGACATTACGAGCGTAATTATTCATTTCGGTTACACTAAATTAAATAGTTTAATTTCTAGGTAAGGTCTGACAAGGAATTTACTAAAAAGAGTTCATGTTTAACAGACTGCTCAATTACTATTTAACAAATGTGGTCCTTATTATGGAATAAGGCATGCCTGAATAACCGCAGTGTGGCTGCTTTAGACTGAAATGAAGTCTTTCATGAATGTTAACTCATACATTACTTAAAATTTTATAAGGTGTAAACAAGCTAGGATGATATATTCACACCTGACTGTTGTATGATTGTTGtaatgctacagtcacactTTAGCACGACTGGGATTATTGTGATGGTGTGCAATGACTTTCCGATCTTGTCTTTGAAATCATTGCTTTGACCACTTGCAGTCAGTCGCTGTCCTCAGAGTGACTTTGGTGCATCAAGTCAGTTTACTCTCAGTCTGCATCAGTTTGTGACTGATTGCTGTCAAGTTGGCAAATACATGCATACAATCTGTGATAAATGGGAGAAAATTGCAGTTCTGTTGCTATCTGCATACACAGAAAGGCACATTCACTTCTTCTATTCAGAGTCCAACCAGATCCTTGTAAATAGAAATATAATTTCATCCACAAACAGTGACGTAGTTGCTCATAGACAgcaatttaactgcaaaatgacaaCCTATTTTTTTATACAGGGCCATAACTAGAATACAACCAGTTGGCAAGCAGCTGAGTTAAATCCCTTATTGCAAAAAGATCCAATGCAGATGACTTGTGCTTATCAGCTGATGATGAATGTGTTGGCAATCTCTCTGCATTTATATAACAATTATTTGTAAACTTCAACCAGTCTGTTTGAGAGTGATTGCATTCAATCTGAGTCAGTCATTGATTGGAGACAGGTTGCTTCCCATCAGGTGACTTGTGCAATCGCCTTGTGGACAAATGCAGTCCTCCACAGGTTGAGCATGTTGCAACACTGAGCCTCTGGTTGCAGCAGCTACTTGCTATTGGTcatcaaaagcaaaaaaagaaaagaaagagcccAATGACCCAAACCACTGACTTTtccttgttgctgtttttaatcTATTGTGTCTGAGCTACAAGTCAGCGGTTGGTTTCCATAAGCTACTTCGTCCTAAACCTAATGAACTGTATGTATTTAACAAAAAGTTTAGGATAAAGTGATACACTCAAACTATCCAGCTCAGATAGACTACTCATTACAAATAAAGCACAACCGAACGGAAGGCAATTCATTGTGATTAAAGATTAATGGCTCAGCCCGGCACCGAGCAGCAGGTGAAAGTACAGGGCGTGAAGAGTTAAAATCCCACGAGAGCACTGTGGAGAACAGGTCGAACATGTTTGAGGAGAGAGCAAATGAGATCTCGCAGAGAACTGAAGAGGAGTTTAGAAGTCACAGCGTTGAGTGACACGGCCATTAACTCAGATTGAGATGTTAAACACAGTGGTACTGTTCAGCTTACTGTAATGGAAAAGCCACAAATAGCCTGCTCAAGAAGAGGTCTGTGGGGGACAGTTAACTGGTTTACAGATGATTTCCTGACAAACTGTAGTAAATAATCTAACCTCTAAACAAAGCAGAGTTCATCAATAAAATCAGAAGCAATCAGATAAGATAATGGGGACATAAAGGGCTTGTTTGTCATTTGGGGAAACACTTATCTTCTTTCTGGCCAGAATCTATAGCAAACCCATGTCTGGGTGCAAAGAATAAGGCGCTGGAGCCAGAAACGTGATTAAGCTGGCACAGGAAACAGACCAGGAGCAACTAAGGGAAAACAGCTAgctctgctaaaaaaaaaatgtaaggcTCTCAAAGTAACTAATAAACATGAGGCATACTGCTTGTTTGATCTATGCAAAATTGGGAATATGAAAAAGTCATTTGCGGGTTTTATTAGTTCTGTGACAAACAAGTGTTTAGCCTTTATGCTATAACCTGCTAATTACCTGCTAGCTAGCTTCACATAGCATATAGATTTGAAAGCCCTTTCTGGCTTTTTAATTAATTCAGCAGTATAAACATGTTAGAATTATATGTGCACAAAAAAATTCCTGGAGACAGATTGACTCCATGTTACATGTTAACCAGATTGGGATTAGACAGATAATGATGAGAAACCTGAGGGTGGAATTTCGATAACTGGTTTTTAGAGTGAGAAGGTATTGTTGCCATGTTTTTGTACTGTGGTCGCAGATGTGATGGAAACCCCAAGAAGTGCAGTCTGAATGTTGCCCATTCACCAAAAGTCATTTGTAGGAGGTCTTTAAGGTCTTCCACATCGCCGAAGACCAGCGCTGGCCCATTGAGGTAATTGCTTTTCACAATGTCGATGTACTTACTGGGGTATCGCATCCTCTCCAgctaggaaaaaaaagaaaatgtgaaactGAGCAATATTATCCTTCCTGAAATAATTTAATTGATTTATAACACCACACTGCTTGTTTTCAGCAAAAGCCCTTCAGCGTAATTAGCCTACGTTTTAGCATTTCCCTCTATATAGCAATGTTAAATGTTTACAGTCAACCTAAGCAGGAAGGATAGTAAATGGTGCATGCAATTAAATACTCATTACAGTTGGTAATTTTATCACACCAGTGTCATTGCTGTTCATTCTCTCTACATCATATCTGTGCCTTATAAAGTTCTTTCTAATGAAAATACTGCGTGCTGCAGTCAGGATTTTCAGTGTATTTATCACAAAGTGGTAAAAGCAAGCCTTCATTAGAAATGCTTCtgcaaaatgtttatttactgtgctgcttttttttataCAGCATCTGAGTAATGGTACAATAAAGTGAGCTATTAGGGGAagagctgcaggcaggcaacacAACTCTAATCTTTCAGGTAAAACTCCTTTTACCCTAGCCCAGTGTCGCACCATGTGAAAAACTGAGGTTATATATgacttgattaaaaaaaaagaaaaggggtaTTTATTGACTGATTCTTCATTATTATCAAACCACAAGTTTGACTGGACTATATAGGAACCAGAACACCGTCCCAGTCCCAGACCATCTAATACTGCCATTTTGGGGAAGTTGCTGGCATCTCATGGATTTGCACAAGATGTCCTTTGGCACGGAAAGATGGGTCTGTCACTCTAAACCCATCACAGATGGATGCTAGGATGCAGATAATCTAATAGAATGACTTCATGTGATGCCCTGAGATGATAAAGCATTGAACCAGTTGTCTGAACAGGTGTGTTTTCTTATGCATTACTGAAAATCAGCTGCTCAAGATGTCACGAGAGGTCAGCCAAGACTGAAATCTTACAGAACATAGCTTTTAAGGAATTTCTTACCTCTTTACATACATCCTCGGTGTTCATATTAATGATCTTTGTGATTGGCAGTGGAGCTAGGTTCCTCATCCAACCAGAATCTTTCAGCCTGGATGTCCCTCTGATGTGAGCCAGCTCATTCTTAATTGAATGATCTAGGTTCACTGTTGCTGCTTCAAATGTCTTCAAGTCTTTTACCTTGAACTGGAAATCTACTTTGAGAAGATTTTCGAACAGCTCAGCATCTCCATCCTGCTCCAGGAAGTCCTCAATCTGTCCACTCATTACATACAGCTCTGCTTGGGACACACTGAAGACTTGCCATAAGGTCTTTGAATCATAATCGCTGGGCCCAGCCTCACCATCAATATCTGCCCTTTGTTGAGCATCTTCCACACACTGGAGGATCCAGCTGAGTCGGCAGGGCCAGTGATTGGCTAGGATCACCCATGCTGCAATGTATTCTGGTTGAGGAAGCTCTAGGTTTAAGGCTTTCATGATTATCACAGTTACTCGAATAGAGTTGATCACTCTTCTCATTGACATGACATCATCTAGCATGTACTTGCTTAGATTCCTGTCATTGCTGCTTAGGATGCTTCTGATTAAGTTATCTAGTTCATCTTTTATATccagcattgctgcttttgtATTGATCAGAGGGTACATCTCCTTTGCTTCAGATGTAACCTTCTCTAGAGACGAATTGGAGGAATCGTAGGAATAAGGAATTCCTCTGTGTTTGACTTCAACCGTGGGAGAATCCTCTTGAATTTTTGACTTGCTACTAAGTCTGTAAAGTAAACTGCGCTTTGAATCATTGGACAGTGGTGGGACTGTGAAGGGCAGAGTCACTATGCTGTTCAGCAATGCATATGCTTTGTCCTCTTTGCTCAAGCATCCATCTGCAAAGTTCACTTTCTCTACAAGGACTTCCGGATTTACAGCAAGAATGGAAATAAATGGGCTCTCTTCATCTGAAAGCAAAATGTTCATAGCATCCAGGACTGCAACAATTTTCTTAGGAGAGCAGCGGTCCAGATTAGTGATATTCAGCACGATTCGGATCCTTCTCCTCTCGAACACTTCCATAAACTGGATGAAGCGGGACAAACACCACATTTCCATCCTGACTTCGTTCATGAAGCCCAACTGACCACTGAGCCGCTCATTGTCCATCCCTCTCTTAATGTTCAGTGTCTGGCTGAAGATGAAGTTCTTCCCCATCAGAATGATAAACTTCAGTATGCTCACTGCAGGGACCCCTAATGTGGCAATTGCCAGGCCTTCCAGCACACCCACCTGGCCATTGCTGTCATCCACCTCCTCATCTGGTTTCAGTCCAAATTTGGGAAAGCCAACCGTTAACAGGATAATCAGGATGATAAGTGGTACCACCAGAAGGGAAAGGAGAAAAAGCCACAGTGGGCAGCAGCAAATCTTCTTGGAACTCCAGTGGTTAGGACCATCCTCCACAAtctgagttttttttaaaacaaaaacaaagcaaaatagagaaaaacatacatatatacatacattattatcatgcttttaaaCATGGATTCAGAGTTGCCAAATGAGGTTcatgttcttacattttctgTACCATGAGGTCTTATTTCTCATTTTGGTTCTGGGTAATATCTCCAGAACTACTGGCTAGATTGATGGAATTTGGTAAAGATATTTAAATGCCTCTATGGATCaggtcaaaacattttttgtgattACTTTCATGAGACTCGACAGTTTACAGAACTAGTTACCTGGTCTCAAAAACCAACACACCTTCTGGTTAACATTTTTTCTTGGGAATTCTTTCTACCAGTGTTAAAAACAGACAGCATAGAAAAGTCTGGTTTATAGTTACAGGCTTAACTAAGATATGACTATGTTGAACATGATCTTTATAACATCAGAATAAAAAAGATTGTTGTTATAAACCTCTAGAATTATTGTCAAGCGGATTTTATTGGCACGTTTGTCATTATCGAGATTTATAATGGTTGaaaaagcaaaattaaaaaaagtaaaaaggatGCGCAAAGCACCCTCCACTAATGTTGTGAGTGTTGACATTGCATAGTTTGCCCAGTAGAGGGCACTCTGGAACTTGACAACACATTTTGGAATGCCACAGATACACTAagccagtgtttcccaaccttttggagccacgccacatatttcacattagaaaaatcacacggCACGAATTGGCTTGGTTTTTCTGCCGTATACCATTTTTGCTTTCTACTCACCACCACTCATGCTAGGGCCTTAATTTGGGTCAGAATTTTCTCCTGGACCCAGGTCAGATTGTCTATTTTCTCTTTTCAAATACTTATCTATTGCTATTGCACACTGCATTGTCTCACTCACAGCATGACTATTATGTAATTTCAtcttcgtcttcttctgttttactggcagttgacaacccatttaattagagcaggaagttgtactgccctctagtaGAAGAGAATGTAATTGCTCTGCCCGTTACTCACGGAGTACACTTAGAGTactaatcaggtggaaccagataaAGGCACACCTGATCATTTGTTGTGGCACAtacagtggttgggaaacatTGTACTAAGCAGATAGTATGAGCAGAGTCGGGTGGAGTGTATGTAAAAAAATAGCTACACATTATGTTATTATATTAGCGAAATCTATATTTTGTGtttctgaatgaaaaaaaatattggccAATATATAGGaatatcagatttttaaatcaccaaatattGGTATCTGTATCGGGTCAAATTGTCAGTAGGACCATGTTAGCAGGTTGATGTTAGCATTTTGCAAATAATCTGCCGCTCTCAACAATTAGACAAAAATGTAGCTCTATTGAGACAAACCTTGTTCTTGACTTCCTCTTCTTCATCATGTTGAGCTACACGGTAGAGTAAAAGTTGTAATTTTCCAAAGTTCATTTGCATGGCCTCAATCAGCCGTATAGCTATACCGGCCCAAAGCAGGTCACTACCGGCAAAATGCCAAGCACTGAAATGCACATAAATGAATCTGACGTTTCGTTCCTGCTGGTTCTCCTTTGTCCAGATTGGCCTGTAGAAGAGCAGTCGTCCAATAAGTGCAAAAAAGCCGGTAAATGAAGGCTTAACCGAACGAGGCCTGGATCCTTTTGCATATTCCTGCTCAATCCTTGAAGCCTCTGAATTCATGTACActgaaaatacacaaaacaaatagAATACTGACACAGGTATCTGATGGTTGAGTTACATTTaagaataatattaataaaggcagaaatatggtTATTTGGTCACAGAgttgaatgtcatggtaatttaaGGCTTTTGATAGTTTCTCTGAACTGTtatttttccagggtggaacaAGCACAGCATTCATctttaatgattttaaaaacaaaaactgggtgcacaagtttgaatttatttaagaTTTTCTCTGATCCACACAAGTATGCATACAGGCTCTGTATATATACAGtcacttaaatcttttaataagtGGTGCTCAAGGTTCAGCATTGTTTTAATTTGACAAGGACAAGTCCTATTAGgttcacactcggctgcaaaCCATTCCAGAGCGAtctggaggccatcacctgatgaagccaacagaaccacatcatctgcaaaaagcagagaggaaATTCTGAGACCACCCAAGTGAAAGCCTCCCACCACTTGGCTATGCCTaaaaattctgtccataaaaattacgAACAGAAtctgtgacaaagggcagccctggcagaATCCACCACCCGctgggaacgagtccgacttattgctggCTATgcggaccaagctcttgcaatggttgtatATAGATCAAATGGcctgtagcaatgggccagacaccccatactccggAAGCACCTCTCACAGGACACTCCGAGGGACACTGTCGAATGCCTACTCCACAAAATACATGTCTACTGGTCTACTGGTTATTACAAGAAAATATAATATACACAATAATCCATCATATACAGAGTTAATGAATAACACTGTATATCATCTGTCTGCAACATTTTGAAGCTTCATTATTCTACGAGTATTTTATGTTAGTATCAAATCCTTAAAACACCTACGTTTTAAAAAATGCTACTCTAATAAACCTGCTTCATTAAGTCTGCTCGTGTTATTTGTTTACATGTTGAAATGCCTGCATATACAAACTATACTCAACAGGATTATGTCCTCATTTGTGGAATGTTTGATGTCATGTTATCTCTTTTACAACAACAGCTTAAGTGTGGTAAAAAAGCTCAGTCAGTCTGTAAAGTGAGAAAAAGATTGCCTATAGTCAGTTCATATATGAGGAAGCAAGAGCTCTATTTTTTGactcattacaaaaacaaaacagcacgtTTAGCAAATGTTATATTGTTATACACCACAGCGTTATTGCGAAAGCTGCAGTTTTTATAGTCACCATGCTATAGTTCTACACACTGCAATCATGTTCACAGCCATCTGTTGGCACTGCGATAAAGAAACAGATTCAAAACTGTATTTACATGCAAAACACGGAGAATTTAGTCGTGTTTGTCTTCAAAATAAGCATCCTGTCGTTAGCGCCTGGTAGGCTGGGCCAGACAAACCTACCTTGCATTTGTTTGAGGATCATGTTGATTCGATTCTCACATGAAGCGTAGAGTCCCACAGTTAAAGGTGATGAGACTTTTGTAAGTGTCTTGGACAGTGCGTATGCATATATGTCatctaaaaaattaaaaagaaagagcaTCATGGTTTTCTTATTTTACATCCTCATGCATTTTAAACGTAAAGTCTTATTCAGAGAGTCCCCACAATTCCTACCAAGTAATCCAAAGCTGCTAAACTGTTTGACATACTGCAGAACATCAGTGCAAAGTCAAACTGAAACCGGGGAAACAAGTTCTCCAGTCGGAAGTGAATTTCAGaaaatgggaaggaaaaattgAGCAGCAGTGGACAGGCTGCTATCAACCACTGTAATTTTTAATATGACAAATCTAGGAACAAACCAACCATTTCAAGTTAATTTGACTGGATGAAGGCATGCACATAAAGTAACTGTACCTTTCTCTAatagaaaatatatttaattactaACTTAGTAAAACACAAGAATGGATTGTTGGTCAAGAAAAGATGCCAAGATAAGCTACGGATAGGAAAAGGGACTACTTAGGAGTCTGTGGTCTAGGTGAAAACAATAATGATGACATTATTAGCCAGTAAAACTGTGAGCTCCCAATGCAATGtaattaaattaataataaactaTTTGCAATTACAATGGAGAGAATTACCTATAAGGCAAAGTGCAGAAACACTGAAACAGTTGTTCATATCAAACAGATTCAATGCCATGTATGCACATTAAaccaaacacaaatacaaaacaacaccatcgacaacaacaaaaataaatggaaaaaataaattaaatatcccattaaaaaaaaaaaagcccagagGGCCTTTATATGAGCTGGGCAGAGGGAAAGAACTGAGGATGGAGGCACTTAGCCCGTGGTAAATCACTGCATTAATAaaaatgcatgaagaggatgtctcatttgtaaagtgaaactgaaaatgaACCCCTGCTGAGGGGGTGGAGCTT contains these protein-coding regions:
- the nkpd1 gene encoding NTPase KAP family P-loop domain-containing protein 1, which codes for MKNTTEDDIYAYALSKTLTKVSSPLTVGLYASCENRINMILKQMQVYMNSEASRIEQEYAKGSRPRSVKPSFTGFFALIGRLLFYRPIWTKENQQERNVRFIYVHFSAWHFAGSDLLWAGIAIRLIEAMQMNFGKLQLLLYRVAQHDEEEEVKNKIVEDGPNHWSSKKICCCPLWLFLLSLLVVPLIILIILLTVGFPKFGLKPDEEVDDSNGQVGVLEGLAIATLGVPAVSILKFIILMGKNFIFSQTLNIKRGMDNERLSGQLGFMNEVRMEMWCLSRFIQFMEVFERRRIRIVLNITNLDRCSPKKIVAVLDAMNILLSDEESPFISILAVNPEVLVEKVNFADGCLSKEDKAYALLNSIVTLPFTVPPLSNDSKRSLLYRLSSKSKIQEDSPTVEVKHRGIPYSYDSSNSSLEKVTSEAKEMYPLINTKAAMLDIKDELDNLIRSILSSNDRNLSKYMLDDVMSMRRVINSIRVTVIIMKALNLELPQPEYIAAWVILANHWPCRLSWILQCVEDAQQRADIDGEAGPSDYDSKTLWQVFSVSQAELYVMSGQIEDFLEQDGDAELFENLLKVDFQFKVKDLKTFEAATVNLDHSIKNELAHIRGTSRLKDSGWMRNLAPLPITKIINMNTEDVCKELERMRYPSKYIDIVKSNYLNGPALVFGDVEDLKDLLQMTFGEWATFRLHFLGFPSHLRPQYKNMATIPSHSKNQLSKFHPQVSHHYLSNPNLVNM